Proteins encoded in a region of the Labeo rohita strain BAU-BD-2019 chromosome 22, IGBB_LRoh.1.0, whole genome shotgun sequence genome:
- the LOC127153575 gene encoding zinc finger protein 493-like isoform X2, with product MTDPELCRIKQEDTEQQIDLKEENKEIEELIKDGESHHVKTEETSLLIRREKLWPECEKGLSCQQNVDIHIKCHLEGTLYTCDQCGKSFTQKGHLEAHLKTHTGKKLENCHQSNKRFFGPHFLKDRLKVHTKDKPFVCDLCGKSFNRMAALKIHQKRHSGVKDHACSECGKTFVTYDAMKEHQTVHTTETPYKCSHCDKRFKRPKYLRIHERIHTGEKPYTCDQCGKSFRLKEKLNQHMNIHNGEKQHTCDQCGRSFRQKRHLNQHMKFHTGEKLHTCDQCGKGFLDKGNLKDHMNIHTGEKPYSCDQCGRSFANKGHLIRHVKRHTGKKPHTCDQCGKSFAARATLYEHMRIHTGEKPYTCDQCGRSFTLRGTLFAHKITHSREKPHTCDQCGKTFKRKDSLHDHMKIHTGEKPYKCDQCGKGFLDKGNLKDHMNVHTGEKPYSCDQCDRSFANKGNLIKHLKRHTGKKPHTCDQCGKSFTERATLYEHMRIHTGEKPYTCDQCGTSFTLRGTLYEHKKTHSKEKPHTCDQCGKNFKRKESLHDHVNIHTGEKPYTCDQCGRSFIRRVTFYKHKKTHTGVKQHQTVHTTETPYKCSHCEKRFKRSEYLRIHERIHTGEKPYTCDQCGKCFRLKEMLNQHMHIHNEEKPHTCVHCGKNFRQKGNLNKHMKIHTGEKLHTCDQCGKGFLDKGNLKDHMNIHTGEKPYSCDQCGRSFANKGNLIKHLKRHTGKKPHTCDQCGKSFTARANLNEHMKTHSREKPYSCDQCGKNFKRKESLHDHMKMHTGEKPYMCDQCGMSFIRRVTFYKHKKTHTGVKQHQTVHTTETPYKCSHCEKRFKWSTHLQMHERIHTGEKTYHCHSCGKTFYQISSLISHKLHVCMSEFIVSY from the exons ATGACTGATCCAGAGCTCTGCAGAATAAAACAGGAAGATACTGAACAACAGATAG aCTTGAAAGAAGAGAACAAGGAGATTGAAGAACTGATTAAAGACGGGGAGAGCCATCATGTAAAAACAGAAGAAACATCCTTATTGATAAGAAGAGAGAAACTATGGCCTGAGTGTGAAAAGGGTCTCTCATGCCAGCAAAATGTTgatattcacataaaatgtcATCTTGAAGGGACGCTGtacacatgtgatcagtgtgggaagagtttcactCAAAAAGGACACCTTGAGGCACACCTAAAAACCCACACTGGAAAGAAGCTAGAAAACTGTCATCAAAgcaataaaagattttttggGCCACATTTTCTGAAGGACCGCCTGAAAGTTCATACGAAGGACAAGCCTTTCGTATGTGATTTATGTGGAAAAAGTTTTAACCGGATGGCTGCATTAAAGATACACCAGAAAAGACACAGCGGTGTGAAGGATCATGCCTGCTCTGAGTGTGGGAAGACTTTTGTTACATATGATGCGATGAAAGAGCACCAGACAGTTCACACTACAGAAACACCTTACAAatgttcacactgtgacaagagattcAAACGGCCAAAATATCTAAGAATACatgagaggatccacactggagagaagccataTACATGTGATCAATGCGGGAAGAGCTTCAGACTAAAAGAAAAGCTTAATCAACACATGAATATCCACAATGGAGAGAAGCAACACACATGTGATCAATGTGGGAGGAGTTTCAGACAAAAAAGACACCTTAACCAACATATGAAattccacactggagagaagctacacacatgtgatcagtgtgggaagGGTTTTTTAGATAAAGGAAACCTTAAAGACCACATGAatatccacactggagagaagccgtactcatgtgatcagtgtggcaGAAGTTTCGCAAATAAAGGACATCTTATCAGACACGTGAAAAGACACACTGGGAAGAAGCCACACACATGTGATCAATGTGGGAAGAGTTTCGCAGCAAGGGCAACCCTTTATGAACAcatgaggatccacactggagagaagccgtacacatgtgatcagtgtgggagGAGTTTCACACTAAGAGGAACCCTTTTTGCACACAAGATAACCCACAGTAGAGAGAAGCCGCACACATGCGATCAGTGTGGGAAGACTTTCAAACGAAAAGACAGCCTTCATGATCACATGaaaatccacactggagagaagccatacaaatgtgatcagtgtgggaagGGTTTTTTAGATAAAGGAAACCTTAAAGACCACATGAatgttcacactggagagaagccgtacTCATGTGATCAGTGTGACAGAAGTTTCGCAAATAAAGGAAATCTTATCAAACACTTGAAAAGACACACTGGGAAGAAGCCACACACATGTGATCaatgtgggaagagtttcacaGAAAGGGCAACCCTTTATGAACAcatgaggatccacactggagagaagccgtacacatgtgatcagtgtgggacGAGTTTCACACTAAGAGGAACCCTTTATGAACACAAGAAAACCCACAGTAAAGAAAAGCCGCatacatgtgatcagtgtgggaagaATTTCAAACGAAAAGAAAGCCTTCATGATCACGTGAatatccacactggagagaagccgtacacatgtgatcagtgtgggagGAGTTTCATACGAAGAGTAACTTTTTACAAACACAAGAAAACCCACACTGGAGTGAAACAGCACCAGACAGTTCATACTACAGAAACACCTTACAAGTGCTCACACTGTGAAAAGAGATTCAAACGGTCAGAATATCTGAGAATACatgagaggatccacactggagagaagccataCACATGTGATCAATGTGGGAAGTGTTTCAGACTAAAAGAAATGCTTAATCAACACATGCATATCCACAATGAAGAGAAGCCACACACATGTGTTCACTGTGGGAAGAATTTCAGACAAAAAGGAAACCTTAACAAACACATGaaaatccacactggagagaagctaCACACATGTGATCAATGTGGGAAGGGTTTTTTAGATAAAGGAAACCTTAAAGACCACATGAatatccacactggagagaagccgtactcatgtgatcagtgtggcaGAAGTTTCGCAAATAAAGGAAATCTTATCAAACACTTGAAAAGACACACTGGGAAGAAGCCACACACATGTGATCaatgtgggaagagtttcacaGCAAGGGCAAACCTTAATGAACACATGAAAACCCACAGTAGAGAGAAGCcatattcctgtgatcaatgTGGGAAGAATTTCAAACGAAAAGAAAGCCTTCATGATCACATGAAAAtgcacactggagagaagccgtacATGTGTGACCAGTGTGGGATGAGTTTCATACGAAGAGTAACTTTTTACAAACACAAGAAAACCCACACTGGAGTGAAACAGCACCAGACAGTTCACACTACAGAAACACCTTACAAGTGCTCACACTGTGAAAAGAGATTCAAATGGTCAACACATCTACAGATGCatgagaggatccacactggagagaagacGTATCACTGCCATTCATGTGGGAAGACATTCTATCAAATATCTTCTTTAATCTCTCATAAATTACATGTCTGCATGTCTGAATTTATAGTTAGTTATTGA
- the LOC127153575 gene encoding gastrula zinc finger protein XlCGF58.1-like isoform X4, with protein sequence MTDPELCRIKQEDTEQQIDLKEENKEIEELIKDGESHHVKTEETSLLIRREKLWPECEKGLSCQQNVDIHIKCHLEGTLYTCDQCGKSFTQKGHLEAHLKTHTGKKLENCHQSNKRFFGPHFLKDRLKVHTKDKPFVCDLCGKSFNRMAALKIHQKRHSGVKDHACSECGKTFVTYDAMKEHQTVHTTETPYKCSHCDKRFKRPKYLRIHERIHTGEKPYTCDQCGKSFRLKEKLNQHMNIHNGEKQHTCDQCGRSFRQKRHLNQHMKFHTGEKLHTCDQCGKGFLDKGNLKDHMNIHTGEKPYSCDQCGRSFANKGHLIRHVKRHTGKKPHTCDQCGKSFAARATLYEHMRIHTGEKPYTCDQCGRSFTLRGTLFAHKITHSREKPHTCDQCGKTFKRKDSLHDHMKIHTGEKPHTCDQCGKNFKRKESLHDHVNIHTGEKPYTCDQCGRSFIRRVTFYKHKKTHTGVKQHQTVHTTETPYKCSHCEKRFKRSEYLRIHERIHTGEKPYTCDQCGKCFRLKEMLNQHMHIHNEEKPHTCVHCGKNFRQKGNLNKHMKIHTGEKLHTCDQCGKGFLDKGNLKDHMNIHTGEKPYSCDQCGRSFANKGNLIKHLKRHTGKKPHTCDQCGKSFTARANLNEHMKTHSREKPYSCDQCGKNFKRKESLHDHMKMHTGEKPYMCDQCGMSFIRRVTFYKHKKTHTGVKQHQTVHTTETPYKCSHCEKRFKWSTHLQMHERIHTGEKTYHCHSCGKTFYQISSLISHKLHVCMSEFIVSY encoded by the exons ATGACTGATCCAGAGCTCTGCAGAATAAAACAGGAAGATACTGAACAACAGATAG aCTTGAAAGAAGAGAACAAGGAGATTGAAGAACTGATTAAAGACGGGGAGAGCCATCATGTAAAAACAGAAGAAACATCCTTATTGATAAGAAGAGAGAAACTATGGCCTGAGTGTGAAAAGGGTCTCTCATGCCAGCAAAATGTTgatattcacataaaatgtcATCTTGAAGGGACGCTGtacacatgtgatcagtgtgggaagagtttcactCAAAAAGGACACCTTGAGGCACACCTAAAAACCCACACTGGAAAGAAGCTAGAAAACTGTCATCAAAgcaataaaagattttttggGCCACATTTTCTGAAGGACCGCCTGAAAGTTCATACGAAGGACAAGCCTTTCGTATGTGATTTATGTGGAAAAAGTTTTAACCGGATGGCTGCATTAAAGATACACCAGAAAAGACACAGCGGTGTGAAGGATCATGCCTGCTCTGAGTGTGGGAAGACTTTTGTTACATATGATGCGATGAAAGAGCACCAGACAGTTCACACTACAGAAACACCTTACAAatgttcacactgtgacaagagattcAAACGGCCAAAATATCTAAGAATACatgagaggatccacactggagagaagccataTACATGTGATCAATGCGGGAAGAGCTTCAGACTAAAAGAAAAGCTTAATCAACACATGAATATCCACAATGGAGAGAAGCAACACACATGTGATCAATGTGGGAGGAGTTTCAGACAAAAAAGACACCTTAACCAACATATGAAattccacactggagagaagctacacacatgtgatcagtgtgggaagGGTTTTTTAGATAAAGGAAACCTTAAAGACCACATGAatatccacactggagagaagccgtactcatgtgatcagtgtggcaGAAGTTTCGCAAATAAAGGACATCTTATCAGACACGTGAAAAGACACACTGGGAAGAAGCCACACACATGTGATCAATGTGGGAAGAGTTTCGCAGCAAGGGCAACCCTTTATGAACAcatgaggatccacactggagagaagccgtacacatgtgatcagtgtgggagGAGTTTCACACTAAGAGGAACCCTTTTTGCACACAAGATAACCCACAGTAGAGAGAAGCCGCACACATGCGATCAGTGTGGGAAGACTTTCAAACGAAAAGACAGCCTTCATGATCACATGaaaatccacactggagag AAGCCGCatacatgtgatcagtgtgggaagaATTTCAAACGAAAAGAAAGCCTTCATGATCACGTGAatatccacactggagagaagccgtacacatgtgatcagtgtgggagGAGTTTCATACGAAGAGTAACTTTTTACAAACACAAGAAAACCCACACTGGAGTGAAACAGCACCAGACAGTTCATACTACAGAAACACCTTACAAGTGCTCACACTGTGAAAAGAGATTCAAACGGTCAGAATATCTGAGAATACatgagaggatccacactggagagaagccataCACATGTGATCAATGTGGGAAGTGTTTCAGACTAAAAGAAATGCTTAATCAACACATGCATATCCACAATGAAGAGAAGCCACACACATGTGTTCACTGTGGGAAGAATTTCAGACAAAAAGGAAACCTTAACAAACACATGaaaatccacactggagagaagctaCACACATGTGATCAATGTGGGAAGGGTTTTTTAGATAAAGGAAACCTTAAAGACCACATGAatatccacactggagagaagccgtactcatgtgatcagtgtggcaGAAGTTTCGCAAATAAAGGAAATCTTATCAAACACTTGAAAAGACACACTGGGAAGAAGCCACACACATGTGATCaatgtgggaagagtttcacaGCAAGGGCAAACCTTAATGAACACATGAAAACCCACAGTAGAGAGAAGCcatattcctgtgatcaatgTGGGAAGAATTTCAAACGAAAAGAAAGCCTTCATGATCACATGAAAAtgcacactggagagaagccgtacATGTGTGACCAGTGTGGGATGAGTTTCATACGAAGAGTAACTTTTTACAAACACAAGAAAACCCACACTGGAGTGAAACAGCACCAGACAGTTCACACTACAGAAACACCTTACAAGTGCTCACACTGTGAAAAGAGATTCAAATGGTCAACACATCTACAGATGCatgagaggatccacactggagagaagacGTATCACTGCCATTCATGTGGGAAGACATTCTATCAAATATCTTCTTTAATCTCTCATAAATTACATGTCTGCATGTCTGAATTTATAGTTAGTTATTGA
- the LOC127153575 gene encoding oocyte zinc finger protein XlCOF6-like isoform X3 — translation MTDPELCRIKQEDTEQQIDLKEENKEIEELIKDGESHHVKTEETSLLIRREKLWPECEKGLSCQQNVDIHIKCHLEGTLYTCDQCGKSFTQKGHLEAHLKTHTGKKLENCHQSNKRFFGPHFLKDRLKVHTKDKPFVCDLCGKSFNRMAALKIHQKRHSGVKDHACSECGKTFVTYDAMKEHQTVHTTETPYKCSHCDKRFKRPKYLRIHERIHTGEKPYTCDQCGKSFRLKEKLNQHMKFHTGEKLHTCDQCGKGFLDKGNLKDHMNIHTGEKPYSCDQCGRSFANKGHLIRHVKRHTGKKPHTCDQCGKSFAARATLYEHMRIHTGEKPYTCDQCGRSFTLRGTLFAHKITHSREKPHTCDQCGKTFKRKDSLHDHMKIHTGEKPYKCDQCGKGFLDKGNLKDHMNVHTGEKPYSCDQCDRSFANKGNLIKHLKRHTGKKPHTCDQCGKSFTERATLYEHMRIHTGEKPYTCDQCGTSFTLRGTLYEHKKTHSKEKPHTCDQCGKNFKRKESLHDHVNIHTGEKPYTCDQCGRSFIRRVTFYKHKKTHTGVKQHQTVHTTETPYKCSHCEKRFKRSEYLRIHERIHTGEKPYTCDQCGKCFRLKEMLNQHMHIHNEEKPHTCVHCGKNFRQKGNLNKHMKIHTGEKLHTCDQCGKGFLDKGNLKDHMNIHTGEKPYSCDQCGRSFANKGNLIKHLKRHTGKKPHTCDQCGKSFTARANLNEHMKTHSREKPYSCDQCGKNFKRKESLHDHMKMHTGEKPYMCDQCGMSFIRRVTFYKHKKTHTGVKQHQTVHTTETPYKCSHCEKRFKWSTHLQMHERIHTGEKTYHCHSCGKTFYQISSLISHKLHVCMSEFIVSY, via the exons ATGACTGATCCAGAGCTCTGCAGAATAAAACAGGAAGATACTGAACAACAGATAG aCTTGAAAGAAGAGAACAAGGAGATTGAAGAACTGATTAAAGACGGGGAGAGCCATCATGTAAAAACAGAAGAAACATCCTTATTGATAAGAAGAGAGAAACTATGGCCTGAGTGTGAAAAGGGTCTCTCATGCCAGCAAAATGTTgatattcacataaaatgtcATCTTGAAGGGACGCTGtacacatgtgatcagtgtgggaagagtttcactCAAAAAGGACACCTTGAGGCACACCTAAAAACCCACACTGGAAAGAAGCTAGAAAACTGTCATCAAAgcaataaaagattttttggGCCACATTTTCTGAAGGACCGCCTGAAAGTTCATACGAAGGACAAGCCTTTCGTATGTGATTTATGTGGAAAAAGTTTTAACCGGATGGCTGCATTAAAGATACACCAGAAAAGACACAGCGGTGTGAAGGATCATGCCTGCTCTGAGTGTGGGAAGACTTTTGTTACATATGATGCGATGAAAGAGCACCAGACAGTTCACACTACAGAAACACCTTACAAatgttcacactgtgacaagagattcAAACGGCCAAAATATCTAAGAATACatgagaggatccacactggagagaagccataTACATGTGATCAATGCGGGAAGAGCTTCAGACTAAAAGAAAAG CTTAACCAACATATGAAattccacactggagagaagctacacacatgtgatcagtgtgggaagGGTTTTTTAGATAAAGGAAACCTTAAAGACCACATGAatatccacactggagagaagccgtactcatgtgatcagtgtggcaGAAGTTTCGCAAATAAAGGACATCTTATCAGACACGTGAAAAGACACACTGGGAAGAAGCCACACACATGTGATCAATGTGGGAAGAGTTTCGCAGCAAGGGCAACCCTTTATGAACAcatgaggatccacactggagagaagccgtacacatgtgatcagtgtgggagGAGTTTCACACTAAGAGGAACCCTTTTTGCACACAAGATAACCCACAGTAGAGAGAAGCCGCACACATGCGATCAGTGTGGGAAGACTTTCAAACGAAAAGACAGCCTTCATGATCACATGaaaatccacactggagagaagccatacaaatgtgatcagtgtgggaagGGTTTTTTAGATAAAGGAAACCTTAAAGACCACATGAatgttcacactggagagaagccgtacTCATGTGATCAGTGTGACAGAAGTTTCGCAAATAAAGGAAATCTTATCAAACACTTGAAAAGACACACTGGGAAGAAGCCACACACATGTGATCaatgtgggaagagtttcacaGAAAGGGCAACCCTTTATGAACAcatgaggatccacactggagagaagccgtacacatgtgatcagtgtgggacGAGTTTCACACTAAGAGGAACCCTTTATGAACACAAGAAAACCCACAGTAAAGAAAAGCCGCatacatgtgatcagtgtgggaagaATTTCAAACGAAAAGAAAGCCTTCATGATCACGTGAatatccacactggagagaagccgtacacatgtgatcagtgtgggagGAGTTTCATACGAAGAGTAACTTTTTACAAACACAAGAAAACCCACACTGGAGTGAAACAGCACCAGACAGTTCATACTACAGAAACACCTTACAAGTGCTCACACTGTGAAAAGAGATTCAAACGGTCAGAATATCTGAGAATACatgagaggatccacactggagagaagccataCACATGTGATCAATGTGGGAAGTGTTTCAGACTAAAAGAAATGCTTAATCAACACATGCATATCCACAATGAAGAGAAGCCACACACATGTGTTCACTGTGGGAAGAATTTCAGACAAAAAGGAAACCTTAACAAACACATGaaaatccacactggagagaagctaCACACATGTGATCAATGTGGGAAGGGTTTTTTAGATAAAGGAAACCTTAAAGACCACATGAatatccacactggagagaagccgtactcatgtgatcagtgtggcaGAAGTTTCGCAAATAAAGGAAATCTTATCAAACACTTGAAAAGACACACTGGGAAGAAGCCACACACATGTGATCaatgtgggaagagtttcacaGCAAGGGCAAACCTTAATGAACACATGAAAACCCACAGTAGAGAGAAGCcatattcctgtgatcaatgTGGGAAGAATTTCAAACGAAAAGAAAGCCTTCATGATCACATGAAAAtgcacactggagagaagccgtacATGTGTGACCAGTGTGGGATGAGTTTCATACGAAGAGTAACTTTTTACAAACACAAGAAAACCCACACTGGAGTGAAACAGCACCAGACAGTTCACACTACAGAAACACCTTACAAGTGCTCACACTGTGAAAAGAGATTCAAATGGTCAACACATCTACAGATGCatgagaggatccacactggagagaagacGTATCACTGCCATTCATGTGGGAAGACATTCTATCAAATATCTTCTTTAATCTCTCATAAATTACATGTCTGCATGTCTGAATTTATAGTTAGTTATTGA